From Acetobacteroides hydrogenigenes, one genomic window encodes:
- a CDS encoding anaerobic C4-dicarboxylate transporter family protein has translation MFWFELLVVLLAIFVGARLGGIGLGVMGAIGLAILTFGFHLQPTAPPIDVMLMIVAVVTAAGALQAAGGLDYLVHLAEKALRKNPKHITFLGPFVTYVFTLVAGTGHVSYSVLPVIAEVATDSKIRPERPLSISVIASQQAITASPISAATVALLGMLTPFGIGLTDILSICIPATLTGVLVGALFALRMGKDLDKDPEYLKRLEDGLVEPLAHTEEGGRTVPTSAKISVGLFLLGAVLIVFFGSFDVLRPAWIVDGAEKRLGMPETIEIVMLSIAALILIFGKVNVAKVAKGSVFSAGMQAVIAIFGIAWMGDTFFKGNMPFLESSLMAMVTSYPWLFAFALFILSILLYSQAATVRALVPFGIGLGLPAASIIAMFPAVNGYFFIPNYPTIVAAINFDRTGTTRIGRYVLNHSFMIPGLVATAVAIAVGFLLATIIL, from the coding sequence ATGTTTTGGTTTGAACTTTTAGTTGTTCTACTCGCAATATTTGTAGGTGCAAGGTTGGGAGGTATTGGTCTTGGAGTTATGGGGGCAATAGGCTTGGCCATACTTACATTTGGTTTTCATCTTCAGCCAACTGCGCCACCAATAGATGTAATGCTGATGATTGTAGCAGTGGTTACCGCTGCTGGAGCGTTGCAAGCTGCCGGAGGATTAGATTACCTGGTGCACTTGGCCGAAAAGGCATTAAGGAAAAATCCAAAGCACATTACTTTCTTAGGCCCTTTTGTAACCTACGTATTTACGCTTGTTGCAGGTACGGGGCACGTTTCCTATTCGGTGCTTCCTGTAATTGCTGAAGTTGCTACCGATTCTAAAATACGTCCCGAGAGGCCTTTATCTATATCGGTAATTGCATCGCAGCAGGCTATTACGGCCAGTCCGATATCGGCCGCAACAGTGGCATTGCTCGGCATGCTTACCCCTTTTGGAATAGGGCTTACGGATATTCTCTCGATATGCATTCCGGCAACGCTAACCGGTGTTTTAGTAGGAGCATTATTTGCATTACGTATGGGCAAAGATCTAGATAAAGATCCCGAATACCTTAAGCGTTTAGAGGATGGTCTTGTGGAGCCTCTGGCGCATACAGAGGAAGGCGGAAGAACGGTGCCTACTTCTGCAAAAATTTCTGTAGGGCTATTCCTTTTAGGAGCAGTGCTGATTGTTTTTTTTGGATCGTTTGATGTTTTGAGGCCTGCATGGATTGTTGATGGCGCCGAAAAACGCTTAGGGATGCCTGAAACAATAGAAATAGTTATGCTCTCAATTGCAGCTCTCATACTTATTTTCGGCAAGGTGAATGTGGCAAAGGTGGCTAAAGGATCTGTTTTCTCGGCAGGGATGCAAGCTGTTATCGCCATTTTTGGTATAGCATGGATGGGAGATACTTTCTTTAAGGGGAACATGCCATTTCTCGAAAGTTCGCTGATGGCAATGGTAACAAGCTATCCTTGGCTTTTTGCTTTTGCGCTATTTATCCTATCGATTCTACTCTATAGCCAAGCTGCCACCGTTAGAGCATTAGTGCCATTCGGCATTGGGCTTGGGTTGCCTGCGGCTTCTATAATTGCAATGTTCCCCGCTGTAAACGGGTACTTCTTTATTCCTAACTACCCTACCATTGTTGCTGCAATTAACTTTGATAGGACAGGGACAACACGGATAGGGAGGTATGTGCTGAATCATAGCTTTATGATTCCAGGATTAGTGGCTACTGCGGTTGCTATTGCCGTAGGCTTTTTGTTGGCTACCATTATTTTATAG
- a CDS encoding LolA family protein, which translates to MKRILFLLLSIAIGGAAAAQDREAKEILDKLSDKTKSYSTITADFTISIDNKKDKVKDTQQGKMQLKGSMFKISMKANDIYSNGRVRWTHVKEADEVNLQNINSNDPSILNNPVKLFNAYLTDFRYAYKGIKKESGVRVQEIHLFPKDLKATYSQVKLMIEESTGMPKTVIYKGKDGVTYTVRFSRITPNLPIANSEFVFNTKTHPNVEVIDMR; encoded by the coding sequence ATGAAAAGGATACTTTTTCTGCTGTTGTCCATCGCTATCGGTGGTGCAGCCGCTGCGCAAGATCGCGAAGCAAAGGAAATACTAGACAAACTATCGGATAAAACGAAATCTTACAGCACGATAACTGCCGATTTTACCATCTCGATTGATAATAAAAAGGATAAGGTAAAGGATACCCAGCAGGGAAAGATGCAGCTAAAGGGAAGCATGTTTAAGATATCGATGAAAGCAAACGATATTTATAGTAACGGCAGGGTTCGTTGGACTCATGTTAAGGAGGCTGATGAGGTTAACCTACAAAATATTAACTCTAACGATCCTAGTATCCTAAATAATCCTGTTAAGCTGTTCAACGCCTACCTCACCGATTTTAGGTATGCCTATAAGGGTATCAAAAAGGAGTCAGGTGTAAGGGTTCAGGAAATTCATCTTTTCCCAAAAGACCTTAAGGCCACCTACTCGCAGGTGAAGCTGATGATAGAGGAAAGTACCGGAATGCCGAAAACCGTTATATACAAAGGTAAGGATGGAGTAACCTATACCGTTAGGTTCTCAAGAATTACACCAAACCTTCCCATTGCTAACTCAGAGTTTGTTTTTAATACAAAGACACATCCCAACGTCGAGGTTATCGACATGCGATAA
- a CDS encoding DNA translocase FtsK, protein MSTKEKTTKKETVKKDTKAAENHMDGRYTFIVGIFILFFAAYLLLAIISYFFTWESDQSFIWQKVFSSSLISVDNWTGKVGAFFSNALVNKGFGLSAIGIPFILGLIGLRVLKFRPYPLRKTLRTLVLGIILSSIVLGFAFGEAKGIFGSGLGGEHGYFVSKWMSAFIGKLGTFFVLLFASIIYAISINRNTIFYINRTMGMVADLFRSKPKAPVTESFDEEEAAEEEAVVRNEEPAHKPEVKDTPIVRATETEQARGATFTIVRDEEEGHPEEKEDVNESVDFSYQSEVEPPFDIDEPSEPLTPILLDDSKVKFMLEQTSEEKEATEDLINSELYDPTLELSSYQRPPIELLEDYKSNFRVTEEELIANKEKIVNTLANYKIQIDSIKATTGPTVTLYEIVPAPGVKISKIKNLEDDIALSLAALGIRIIAPIPGKGTIGIEVPNQKPDMVSMLSILKSAKFQEAKFDLPIGLGKTISNENFVVDLAKMPHLLVAGATGQGKSVGLNAILTSLLYKKHPSELKLVMVDPKKVELTLYSKIERHFLAMIPDTDDAIITDTQKVIYTLNSLCIEMDSRYDLLKKAQVRNIKEYNEKFVSRRLNPNNGHRFLPYIVVVIDEFADLIMTAGREIETPIARLAQLARAIGIHLVIATQRPTTNIITGVIKANFPARIAFRVTSMIDSRTILDQPGANQLIGRGDMLISTGSDLTRVQCAFVDTPEVERITDFIGNQRGYSTAYLLPEYVPEGQGDAAANVDLDKRDSLFDEAARLIVQNQQGSTSLIQRKFSIGYNRAGRIVDQLEAAGIIGPFEGSKARQVLIQDELSLEHLLNDLNNR, encoded by the coding sequence ATGAGTACGAAAGAGAAAACCACTAAAAAAGAGACCGTCAAAAAGGATACTAAAGCCGCCGAAAACCATATGGACGGGCGCTATACCTTTATTGTAGGTATCTTTATTCTTTTCTTTGCAGCCTACCTGCTGCTGGCAATCATCTCCTACTTTTTTACTTGGGAAAGCGACCAAAGCTTTATCTGGCAGAAGGTGTTCTCGAGTAGCCTGATTTCGGTTGATAACTGGACAGGGAAGGTTGGAGCCTTTTTCTCGAACGCACTCGTGAATAAGGGATTTGGTTTGTCTGCCATTGGGATACCTTTTATACTAGGGCTTATCGGGCTTCGTGTGCTAAAGTTTCGTCCATATCCGCTTCGTAAAACGTTACGAACCTTGGTTCTCGGCATTATTCTATCGTCAATAGTATTGGGCTTTGCCTTTGGCGAGGCTAAGGGAATCTTTGGAAGCGGACTAGGGGGCGAGCATGGTTACTTCGTTAGCAAGTGGATGTCTGCCTTTATCGGAAAGCTAGGAACCTTCTTTGTTCTGCTTTTTGCAAGTATAATCTACGCCATATCCATCAACCGTAATACCATATTCTACATAAATAGGACAATGGGGATGGTTGCCGATCTTTTCAGATCGAAGCCAAAGGCTCCTGTAACCGAGTCGTTCGACGAGGAGGAGGCTGCCGAAGAGGAGGCTGTTGTTCGTAACGAAGAGCCTGCGCATAAGCCCGAGGTTAAGGATACGCCAATAGTTCGTGCTACCGAAACCGAACAGGCTAGGGGGGCAACCTTTACCATTGTTCGAGATGAGGAGGAGGGGCACCCCGAAGAGAAGGAGGATGTAAACGAGTCGGTAGACTTTTCCTACCAATCAGAAGTTGAGCCACCTTTCGATATAGATGAGCCTTCGGAACCGCTAACCCCAATCCTGCTCGACGATAGCAAGGTGAAGTTTATGCTCGAGCAGACATCAGAGGAGAAGGAGGCTACCGAAGATCTTATCAACAGCGAGCTGTACGACCCGACATTGGAGCTTTCATCGTATCAGCGCCCACCTATCGAGCTACTGGAGGACTACAAGTCGAACTTCCGCGTCACCGAGGAGGAGCTCATCGCCAATAAGGAGAAGATTGTAAATACGCTGGCTAACTACAAAATACAGATCGATAGCATTAAGGCCACAACAGGCCCTACCGTTACGCTATACGAGATTGTTCCTGCTCCTGGTGTAAAGATATCGAAGATAAAGAACCTTGAGGATGATATTGCCCTGAGCCTTGCTGCGCTGGGTATACGTATCATTGCGCCCATTCCAGGAAAGGGAACCATTGGTATTGAGGTTCCCAACCAGAAGCCCGATATGGTGTCGATGCTCTCCATTCTCAAGTCGGCCAAGTTTCAGGAGGCAAAGTTCGACCTTCCTATCGGCTTGGGTAAGACTATCTCCAACGAGAATTTTGTTGTCGATTTGGCAAAAATGCCTCACCTTTTGGTGGCAGGGGCAACCGGACAGGGTAAGTCGGTTGGTTTAAATGCCATCCTTACCTCGTTGCTCTACAAGAAGCATCCATCGGAGCTGAAGCTGGTAATGGTCGACCCTAAAAAGGTGGAGCTTACGCTCTACTCCAAGATCGAACGCCACTTCCTGGCCATGATCCCGGACACCGACGACGCCATTATTACCGATACGCAAAAGGTGATCTATACGCTCAACTCGCTCTGTATCGAGATGGACTCGCGCTATGATCTACTTAAGAAGGCGCAGGTGCGCAACATCAAGGAGTATAATGAGAAGTTCGTATCGCGCAGGTTGAATCCGAATAATGGTCACCGATTCCTTCCATATATCGTGGTAGTTATCGACGAGTTTGCCGACCTTATTATGACGGCTGGTCGCGAGATTGAAACGCCTATTGCCCGTTTGGCACAGCTGGCGCGAGCCATCGGCATTCACCTGGTAATTGCAACCCAGCGTCCAACAACCAATATCATTACCGGGGTTATCAAGGCCAACTTCCCTGCTCGTATCGCCTTTAGGGTAACGTCTATGATTGACTCGCGTACCATTCTGGATCAGCCGGGGGCCAACCAGCTTATCGGTAGGGGAGATATGCTTATCTCCACAGGTAGCGACCTTACTCGCGTACAGTGTGCCTTTGTTGATACGCCCGAAGTGGAGCGCATCACCGACTTTATCGGCAACCAAAGGGGCTACTCTACTGCTTACCTACTTCCTGAGTACGTCCCCGAAGGGCAGGGCGATGCTGCCGCCAACGTCGACCTCGACAAGCGCGATTCGCTATTCGATGAGGCGGCACGCCTTATCGTGCAGAACCAGCAGGGCTCAACATCGCTTATTCAGCGTAAGTTTAGCATCGGGTACAACCGTGCTGGTCGTATTGTCGATCAGCTGGAGGCCGCAGGTATTATTGGACCGTTCGAGGGAAGTAAAGCGCGACAGGTGCTTATTCAGGATGAGCTCAGCCTCGAACATCTACTTAACGACTTAAACAATAGATAG
- a CDS encoding TonB-dependent receptor — protein sequence MEREILSTKQKALIINLDDTKYGTFAEIGGGQEVARAFFQAGGASGTIAKTISAYDKTYSDYYYDSKDKERYVSEARLKKMLSHEYNEMLSILAEKARPDQRFFVFANTVETISFKKDNQGNGWLGVKFELSQRGAPNEVVVHVRLKENDSLLQQQTLGTLGVNLIWACYNHTSTPNTFLQSLLDNLDTDRVEITMARMTGPDLQWLDNRLLGVQLVKNGMTPAVMFDRYGNVQQPSDMLYRKNVLAFRGSFRPITYVNLDMLKTSYAIFKTDEDYSRDSTISLCEITLNNLMSEGEFHERDFLDRVDLLNHMGQHVMISKFREYYKLVDYFGRFKLKKLRIVIGYPTFEKVFDPVYYTDLRGEILEAFGSLFPNNMKFYIYPMLDKSTGNLLHSQDLNLSPELRCLYDYLLSTRKIIDIKNAKKEWLSITSNEVLRLMQEGDRRWEAMVPKHVREIVKQRCLFDYKCDD from the coding sequence ATGGAACGCGAAATTCTTAGCACAAAGCAAAAGGCCCTTATCATAAACCTCGACGATACCAAGTACGGCACCTTTGCCGAAATTGGCGGAGGACAAGAGGTGGCCCGAGCCTTTTTTCAGGCGGGAGGTGCCTCGGGAACCATTGCCAAGACCATTTCGGCCTACGACAAAACCTACTCCGACTACTACTACGACAGCAAGGATAAAGAGCGATACGTATCGGAGGCAAGGCTAAAAAAGATGCTCAGCCACGAGTATAACGAGATGCTGAGCATCCTTGCCGAAAAGGCAAGACCCGATCAACGCTTCTTTGTATTTGCCAATACGGTAGAGACCATCAGCTTCAAGAAGGATAACCAGGGCAACGGATGGCTGGGCGTTAAGTTCGAGCTAAGCCAACGCGGCGCCCCAAACGAGGTTGTGGTACACGTGCGCCTAAAGGAAAACGACTCGTTGCTGCAGCAGCAAACCTTGGGCACCTTAGGCGTAAACCTAATTTGGGCTTGCTACAACCATACCTCGACGCCTAACACCTTCCTACAGTCGCTGCTCGATAACCTAGATACCGATCGTGTGGAGATTACCATGGCACGAATGACAGGCCCCGATCTGCAATGGCTCGACAACCGCCTGCTGGGCGTGCAGCTGGTAAAGAATGGAATGACCCCTGCCGTGATGTTCGACCGATATGGGAACGTACAGCAGCCCTCCGACATGCTCTACCGCAAAAACGTGCTGGCTTTCCGTGGCAGCTTCCGCCCCATTACCTACGTAAACCTGGATATGCTCAAAACCAGCTACGCCATCTTTAAAACCGACGAAGACTACTCGCGCGACAGCACCATATCGCTCTGCGAGATCACCCTAAACAACCTGATGAGCGAAGGTGAATTCCACGAGCGCGACTTCCTCGACCGGGTAGACCTGCTAAACCATATGGGGCAGCACGTGATGATCTCCAAATTCCGCGAGTACTACAAGCTGGTGGACTACTTCGGGCGGTTTAAGCTCAAGAAGCTGCGCATCGTTATCGGGTACCCAACCTTCGAAAAGGTGTTCGATCCGGTTTACTATACCGACCTTAGAGGGGAGATCCTCGAAGCCTTTGGCTCGCTTTTCCCCAATAACATGAAGTTCTACATCTACCCAATGCTCGATAAGAGTACGGGAAACCTGCTTCACTCCCAAGACCTAAACCTAAGCCCAGAGCTTAGGTGCCTTTACGACTACCTCCTCAGCACCCGAAAGATTATCGACATAAAAAACGCCAAGAAGGAGTGGCTGAGCATCACCTCCAACGAGGTGCTAAGGCTCATGCAGGAGGGTGATCGTAGATGGGAAGCGATGGTGCCAAAGCACGTTCGCGAAATTGTAAAGCAGCGCTGCCTGTTCGACTATAAATGCGACGATTAA
- a CDS encoding zinc finger domain-containing protein, whose translation MLEIPESKTIGLQANETLVGRTITEVVNATSPHKFAFFSGDPTAYGALLVGRTVMSARGHGMFVDVCLDGDAAITIGDGTNMRYYAPHDPHPAKHQLLVGLDDGSCLAFTVAMYGSICAYRGALDNKYHRGSLGSLSPLDDAFDEQHFENLFRSTTKDLSMKALLATEQRIPGLGNGVLQDILFNAGIHPKRKKSTLSDFQKGELFHCLKVTLRSMTDRGGRDTERDLFGQAGGYATLLSKNTVANPCPRCGGAIAKEAYLGGAVYYCPVCQPLAR comes from the coding sequence ATGCTAGAGATTCCCGAATCGAAAACCATAGGCCTACAGGCCAACGAAACCTTGGTAGGAAGAACGATTACCGAGGTGGTAAATGCAACCAGTCCGCATAAGTTTGCCTTCTTTAGCGGCGATCCAACCGCGTATGGGGCGCTGCTGGTTGGTCGAACGGTTATGTCGGCCCGCGGTCATGGCATGTTTGTAGATGTTTGCCTCGATGGCGATGCGGCTATCACCATTGGCGATGGTACCAACATGCGCTACTACGCGCCCCACGATCCGCATCCTGCAAAGCACCAGCTGCTGGTTGGCCTCGACGATGGCAGCTGCCTGGCCTTTACCGTTGCCATGTACGGCAGCATCTGCGCCTATCGCGGAGCGCTCGACAACAAGTACCACCGTGGCAGCCTGGGTAGCCTATCGCCGCTCGACGATGCCTTTGACGAGCAGCACTTCGAGAATCTCTTCAGGAGCACCACAAAGGATCTGTCGATGAAGGCGCTTTTGGCAACCGAGCAGCGCATCCCCGGACTGGGCAACGGCGTACTGCAGGACATCCTCTTTAATGCCGGCATTCATCCCAAGCGCAAAAAATCTACGCTTTCCGATTTTCAGAAGGGCGAGCTGTTCCATTGCCTGAAGGTAACGCTGCGGAGCATGACCGATAGGGGAGGGCGCGACACCGAGCGGGATCTTTTTGGGCAAGCCGGAGGATATGCAACGCTGCTATCGAAGAATACCGTTGCCAATCCTTGCCCTCGCTGCGGAGGTGCTATTGCTAAGGAGGCGTACCTTGGAGGTGCTGTGTACTACTGTCCCGTTTGCCAGCCGTTGGCTAGGTAG
- a CDS encoding gluconate 5-dehydrogenase: MSQQLFDLTGKVALVTGATHGLGMAMTVALARAGATVVVNDTLQEKLDAAVVKYAEQGVKAHAYRFDVTKESEVVPALDLMEKEVGPIHILVNNAGIIRRIPIVDMAVEEYELVLKVDLTGPFVMGKNVAKRMIARGNGGKIINICSMMSELGRETVSAYASAKGGLKMLTRSMATEWAKYNIQANGIGPGYFATEQTAPIRENGHPFNEFILKRTPAARWGVPEDLAGPAVFLASDASNFVNGHVLYVDGGILATLGKAMNE, from the coding sequence ATGTCGCAACAGCTATTTGATTTGACAGGGAAGGTAGCCCTTGTAACAGGTGCTACTCACGGGTTAGGAATGGCAATGACCGTAGCGCTAGCCCGCGCAGGCGCAACCGTTGTTGTAAACGATACCCTACAAGAAAAGCTCGATGCCGCTGTGGTAAAGTATGCCGAGCAGGGTGTCAAGGCCCATGCCTACCGCTTCGATGTAACCAAGGAGAGCGAGGTTGTTCCTGCTCTGGATTTAATGGAGAAGGAAGTTGGCCCTATCCACATTCTGGTAAACAACGCCGGAATCATTCGTCGTATTCCTATTGTCGACATGGCAGTGGAGGAGTACGAGCTGGTGCTTAAGGTCGATTTAACCGGGCCTTTTGTTATGGGGAAGAACGTTGCCAAGCGCATGATTGCCCGCGGCAATGGCGGTAAGATTATCAACATTTGCTCGATGATGAGCGAGCTAGGACGCGAAACCGTTAGCGCCTACGCCTCGGCAAAGGGCGGCCTGAAGATGCTTACCCGCAGCATGGCTACCGAGTGGGCCAAGTACAACATCCAGGCAAACGGCATTGGACCGGGCTACTTTGCTACCGAGCAAACCGCACCTATTCGCGAAAACGGACATCCGTTCAACGAGTTTATCCTTAAGCGTACGCCAGCCGCTCGCTGGGGCGTACCCGAAGATTTGGCCGGACCGGCCGTATTCCTGGCATCCGATGCCTCGAACTTTGTAAACGGCCATGTGCTCTACGTCGATGGAGGTATCCTCGCAACGTTGGGTAAGGCTATGAATGAGTAG
- a CDS encoding glycoside hydrolase family 43 protein — MKTVYILAAVVLGVVGASAQNPISKVWVADNGDGTYTNPILYADYPDPDVIRVGETFYMVSSTFNTVPGLTIMQSADLVNWQIVGSAIARQEPLDVFAKPQHGNGVWAPSLRQHNGEFYIYYGDPDYGIYMVKSKSMTSGWSKPHLVKAGKGLIDPCPLWDNDGRAYLVHGWAGSRAGIKSILTVSEMATDGKSLIGEERIVFDGHDAHPTVEGPKFYKRNGYYYIFAPAGGVATGWQLALRAKSPFGPYDEKVVLEQGNSKVNGPHQGGWVDDVKGNHWFVHFQDVEELGRITHLQPMKWEQDWPVIGVDADGDGIGEPVARYKKPSTLKPAALATPQTTDEFNAPSAGLQWQWHANPEPTWAFAYNKLGVQRLYCITAPTEARNMWDTPNLFMQRISAPEMSATTKLSFKALLEGEKVGLIVMGMSYGYVALENRNGSIVLVQASCEGADKGNAEVLSDAVPLSNIAYLRVDITQGKLCQFSYSTDGATFTSIGKPVRFTQGRWIGARVGLFATGKVKKNDVGYADFDWFRVDKIAK; from the coding sequence ATGAAAACGGTATACATTTTAGCTGCAGTAGTATTAGGTGTCGTTGGTGCATCGGCTCAGAATCCCATCTCAAAGGTTTGGGTAGCCGATAACGGCGATGGCACCTACACGAATCCTATCCTTTATGCCGACTATCCCGATCCGGATGTGATTAGGGTTGGAGAAACGTTCTACATGGTATCGTCGACCTTTAATACTGTACCCGGATTAACCATAATGCAGTCGGCTGATCTTGTCAACTGGCAAATTGTTGGTAGCGCCATTGCCCGACAGGAGCCTCTCGACGTATTTGCCAAGCCACAGCATGGCAACGGGGTGTGGGCACCAAGCCTGCGCCAGCATAACGGGGAGTTCTACATCTACTACGGCGATCCCGATTACGGCATCTACATGGTTAAATCGAAAAGCATGACCAGCGGATGGAGCAAGCCACATCTGGTAAAGGCCGGAAAGGGGCTTATAGACCCATGCCCACTTTGGGATAACGACGGCAGAGCCTACCTAGTACACGGATGGGCCGGAAGCCGTGCAGGCATAAAGAGCATCCTTACCGTTAGCGAGATGGCCACTGATGGCAAATCGCTTATTGGCGAGGAACGCATTGTGTTCGATGGGCACGATGCGCATCCAACCGTTGAGGGTCCAAAATTCTACAAGCGCAACGGCTACTACTACATATTTGCCCCAGCAGGCGGGGTGGCCACAGGCTGGCAGCTGGCCCTTCGTGCAAAATCGCCCTTTGGGCCATACGACGAGAAGGTGGTGCTGGAGCAGGGTAACTCTAAGGTTAACGGGCCCCACCAGGGCGGCTGGGTGGACGATGTTAAGGGTAACCACTGGTTTGTTCACTTTCAGGATGTAGAAGAGCTGGGCCGCATTACCCATCTTCAGCCTATGAAGTGGGAGCAAGACTGGCCCGTTATTGGCGTTGATGCCGATGGCGATGGCATTGGCGAACCAGTTGCAAGGTACAAGAAGCCGAGCACCCTAAAGCCCGCTGCTTTGGCAACGCCCCAAACTACCGACGAGTTTAACGCCCCATCGGCTGGACTACAGTGGCAGTGGCATGCCAACCCCGAACCAACATGGGCATTTGCCTACAACAAGCTTGGGGTACAACGCCTATACTGCATTACCGCTCCTACTGAAGCTAGAAACATGTGGGATACCCCGAACCTCTTCATGCAGCGAATATCGGCACCCGAAATGAGCGCCACCACCAAGCTCTCCTTTAAGGCTCTCCTAGAGGGCGAAAAGGTTGGACTTATCGTGATGGGGATGTCGTACGGATATGTGGCTTTGGAAAACCGTAACGGTAGTATTGTGCTCGTTCAAGCCTCGTGCGAGGGCGCCGACAAGGGCAACGCTGAGGTTCTTTCGGATGCGGTTCCACTATCCAACATCGCCTATTTAAGGGTCGATATCACCCAAGGCAAGCTCTGCCAGTTTTCGTACAGCACCGACGGAGCAACCTTTACCAGTATCGGTAAGCCCGTTAGGTTTACCCAAGGGCGCTGGATTGGCGCACGAGTAGGCCTATTCGCCACAGGAAAGGTGAAAAAGAACGATGTTGGCTACGCCGATTTCGACTGGTTTAGGGTAGACAAGATCGCCAAGTAA
- a CDS encoding glycoside hydrolase family 28 protein has protein sequence MKNLSSLLLLGMVLSISSQAIGQSNGSLPFTLPKVECPTFKADTISIDKYGAIKGGMVLNTVAIGKAIDACSNSGGGVVLVPKGVWLTGPITLKSNVNLHLQDGAVLQFSSNFDDFPLVMSYFEGWETVRCQSPISAKGQVNIAITGSGIIDGAGQVWRPVKKSKLTSAQWKALVSSGGVLSADKSTWYPSEKSLLGQNTTIQGYIKGGSMHEYEKIKDYLRPNMVSLVECKNVLLEGVTFQNSPAWNLHPLMCENLTINKVNVRNPWYAQNGDGVDIESCKNGVVTNSTFDVGDDGICIKSGKDEEGRKRGMPTENFLVENCVVFHGHGGFVIGSEMSGGVRNIIVRNCTFLGTDIGLRFKTTRGRGGVVENILVDGINMTNIPAEAINFSMYYMGKSPIAEPEDEGKTQTTVKEVGANPIADESTPQFKNFTIRNVACKGALQAIHLEGLPEMSIKNILFEDISIEAEKGIRCIEAEGVTFSNVTIKTTKGIPMEVINSTGVETSRVDLMGASQVKVSVGGKMAKGINLKGVAGASAATVKIGAGLSSSEIIK, from the coding sequence ATGAAGAATCTCTCAAGTCTACTACTTTTAGGGATGGTGCTCTCTATATCATCCCAAGCAATCGGGCAGTCGAATGGTTCGTTGCCGTTTACGCTACCTAAGGTAGAGTGCCCAACCTTTAAAGCTGACACCATTTCGATTGATAAATACGGCGCTATTAAGGGCGGCATGGTTCTAAATACCGTAGCAATAGGTAAGGCCATTGACGCTTGTAGCAACTCCGGAGGTGGTGTTGTGCTTGTTCCAAAGGGTGTGTGGCTAACTGGTCCTATAACGCTTAAAAGCAACGTAAACCTGCATTTACAGGATGGAGCAGTGCTTCAGTTTAGCAGCAACTTCGACGACTTTCCGCTTGTGATGAGCTACTTCGAAGGATGGGAAACCGTTCGTTGCCAGTCACCAATTAGCGCTAAAGGCCAGGTTAACATTGCCATTACAGGCAGCGGAATTATTGATGGTGCCGGCCAGGTATGGCGCCCGGTTAAGAAGTCGAAGCTTACATCTGCTCAATGGAAAGCGCTAGTATCGTCGGGAGGTGTTCTTTCTGCCGATAAGAGCACCTGGTACCCCTCGGAGAAATCGCTTCTCGGCCAGAACACAACCATTCAAGGATACATAAAGGGTGGCTCGATGCATGAGTACGAAAAGATAAAGGATTACTTGCGTCCCAATATGGTTAGCTTGGTTGAGTGTAAAAATGTGCTGCTCGAAGGCGTTACCTTCCAAAACTCGCCAGCATGGAACCTCCATCCGCTAATGTGCGAAAACCTTACCATCAACAAGGTAAACGTTCGCAATCCGTGGTATGCCCAAAACGGCGACGGTGTCGATATCGAATCGTGTAAAAATGGTGTGGTAACCAACTCTACGTTCGATGTAGGCGACGATGGTATCTGCATAAAGTCGGGCAAAGACGAAGAGGGGCGTAAGCGCGGAATGCCAACCGAGAACTTCCTTGTCGAGAATTGCGTAGTTTTCCATGGACATGGAGGCTTCGTTATTGGCAGCGAAATGTCGGGTGGCGTTCGCAATATTATTGTAAGGAACTGCACCTTCCTAGGAACAGACATAGGTCTTCGCTTTAAAACCACACGCGGACGTGGAGGTGTTGTCGAGAATATTCTTGTTGATGGCATTAATATGACGAATATCCCTGCCGAGGCCATCAACTTTAGCATGTACTACATGGGCAAGTCGCCCATTGCTGAGCCCGAGGATGAGGGAAAAACGCAGACAACCGTAAAAGAGGTAGGCGCAAATCCTATAGCCGACGAATCGACCCCACAGTTTAAGAACTTTACAATTCGCAACGTTGCATGTAAGGGCGCTTTGCAAGCCATCCATCTCGAAGGACTACCTGAGATGAGCATCAAAAACATTCTTTTCGAGGATATCTCCATCGAAGCAGAGAAGGGTATTCGATGCATCGAGGCCGAGGGTGTTACGTTTAGTAACGTTACCATTAAGACGACCAAAGGTATTCCAATGGAGGTGATTAACTCCACGGGAGTCGAAACCTCGAGGGTTGATCTTATGGGAGCATCGCAGGTAAAGGTGAGCGTTGGTGGAAAGATGGCTAAGGGCATCAACCTAAAAGGAGTTGCAGGTGCCAGTGCGGCAACCGTAAAGATAGGCGCAGGGCTGTCGTCCTCCGAAATCATTAAATAA